In Gambusia affinis linkage group LG06, SWU_Gaff_1.0, whole genome shotgun sequence, one DNA window encodes the following:
- the LOC122832794 gene encoding segment polarity protein dishevelled homolog DVL-3, whose amino-acid sequence MLRVLTRVALTIRRKASSEPLCSWTDTSGPEPAWDQLGSWRWGRGKRTGEASRDQTSRASRGARRCVSASPSKREGLLGASMAEETRVIYHLEDQDTPYLVRIGVPAQRVTLADFKQVLNRPHAKFFFKSVDDDFGVVKEEISDDEARLPCVNGRVVCWVVSSDACPPDLRGSDTPSVATPSSLAPPPIERTGGIGDSRPPSFHAAAVCHDDQQRSEVKSPAPSSEKQRRRDGGHVNGHAHQAADQKGAGPAGGGGDSSSNQQSSELETTSFCSSEEDSGGRFSQSTGQSSSSPRLIRRQRRRHRKPKTPRMEKSASFSSVTDSTMSLNIITVTLNMERYNFLGISIVGQSNDRGDGGIYIGSIMKGGAVAADGRIEPGDMLLQVNDINFENMSNDDAVRVLREIVHQPGPVTLTVAKCWDPNPRSCFTLPRSEPVRPIDPAAWVSHTAAMTGKLPPHYSVHEENHLNIHSDMTVVVKAMANPESGLEVRDRMWLKITIPNAFIGSDVVDWLHRNIEGFTDRREARKYAGNLLKAGFIRHTVNKVTFSEQCYYVFGDLCGDLAAMCLLDHEDGSSREVGGGTDCDPPAFPYQYPVPHPYSSPHPLHQLPACGAGGGRSHHSEGSRSSQSDFSDDQEGRGGTQQESANQEANAQHKMADCLSDGSAQEPPTSFSGSHGDKDMPTPSRGQHRDFSSIQPEISRQSFRLAMGNPSDLFVDVM is encoded by the exons ATGTTGCGTGTTTTAACGCGTGTAGCGTTGACTATCAGGAGGAAAGCATCATCGGAGCCCCTCTGCAGCTGGACCGACACATCTGGACCGGAACCGGCCTGGGACCAGCTCGGCTCCTGGAGGTGGGGGCGGGGGAAGCGCACAGGTGAGGCGTCACGTGACCAGACCTCCAGAGCGTCACGCGGCGCGCGCAGGTGTGTCTCAGCATCCCCTTCGAAGCGCGAAGGGCTCCTCGGGGCCAGCATGGCGGAGGAGACCCGGGTCATCTACCACCTGGAGGACCAGGACACCCCCTACCTGGTCCGGATCGGCGTGCCCGCGCAGCGCGTCACCCTGGCCGACTTCAAGCAGGTGCTGAACAGACCTCACGCCAAATTCTTCTTCAAGTCCGTGGACGATGACTTCGG GGTGGTGAAAGAAGAGATCAGTGACGATGAAGCTCGGCTGCCTTGTGTCAACGGACGGGTCGTCTGTTGG GTGGTGTCTTCAGATGCCTGTCCTCCAGACTTGAGGGGGTCGGACACTCCCTCTGTGGCCACGCCCTCCAGCCTGGCTCCGCCCCCCATCGAGAGAACCGGCGGCATCGGCGACTCCAGACCGCCGTCCTTCCA CGCTGCGGCTGTCTGCCACGATGaccagcagaggtcagaggtcaaatcGCCCGCTCCATCTTCAGAGAAGCAGCGGCGGAGAGATG GAGGCCACGTGAACGGACACGCCCACCAGGCGGCCGACCAGAAGGGGGCGGGGCCAGCCGGCGGCGGCGGCGACAGCTCGTCCAATCAGCAGAGCAGCGAGTTAGAGACGACTAGCTTTTGCTCGTCTGAGGAAGACTCTGGAGGAAG GTTCAGCCAATCAACAGGCCAGAGCAGTTCCTCGCCGAGACTCATCAGGCGACAGCGCCGCCGCCACCGAAAGCCAAAAACTCCACGGATGGAAAAG TCGGCGTCTTTCAGCAGCGTCACTGACTCCACCATGTCGCTCAACATCATCACTGTAACCCTCAACATGG AGAGGTACAACTTCCTGGGCATCAGCATCGTTGGTCAGAGTAACGACAGAGGAGACGGAGGGATTTACATCGGCTCCATCATGAAGGGAGGAGCAGTTGCAGCAGATGGGCGCATAGAGCCTGGAGACATGCTGCTGCAG GTGAACGATATCAACTTTGAGAACATGAGCAATGACGACGCAGTCCGGGTTCTGAGAGAGATCGTCCACCAGCCGGG TCCGGTGACATTAACTGTGGCAAAGTGTTGGGATCCAAACCCACGAAGTTGCTTCACGCTGCCCAGAA GTGAACCGGTCCGCCCCATCGACCCGGCTGCCTGGGTGTCCCACACGGCTGCCATGACCGGGAAACTCCCCCCACACTACA GCGTGCATGAAGAAAACCACCTCAACATCCACAGTGACATGACGGTGGTCGTCAAGGCAATGGCCAATCCAGAGTCAGGGCTGGAGGTGCGAGACAGGATGTGGCTGAAGATCACCATCCCCAACGCTTTCATTG GTTCGGACGTGGTGGACTGGCTCCACCGTAACATAGAAGGTTTTACCGACCGGCGCGAAGCTCGTAAGTACGCCGGAAACCTGCTGAAAGCCGGATTCATCCGACACACCGTCAACAAGGTCACCTTCTCAGAGCAGTGCTACTACGTGTTCGGAGACCTGTGTGGAG ATCTGGCTGCCATGTGTCTACTCGACCACGAAGACGGATCCTCTAGAGAAGTAGGAGGAGGAACTGACTGCGACCCCCCAGCCTTCCCCTACCAGTACCCCGTCCCTCACCCCTACAGCTCGCCCCACCCGCTGCACCAGCTGCCGGCCTGTGGGGCAGGAGGAGGCAGGAGTCATCACAGCGAAG GAAGTCGCAGTAGCCAATCGGACTTCAGCGATGATCaggagggaagaggaggaacGCAGCAGGAATCTGCCAACCAGGAAGCAAACGCTCAGCACAAGATGGCCGACTGTCTGAGTGACGGCAGCGCTCAGGAACCGCCCACCTCCTTCTCCGGTTCCCATGGCGACAAAGACATGCCAACGCCGTCTCGAGGTCAGCACCGCGACTTTTCATCGATCCAACCGGAAATCTCTCGACAGTCCTTCCGCCTGGCCATGGGAAACCCCAGCGACCTCTTTGTAGATGTCATGTGA